The DNA sequence GGCGCTTTGTGCCTCGAATCTCGACCTAGGCTGATTACTGGGTCTCTTAATGAGGGGTGTGACCACAGGTTCATGCCCCATAATCCAGCCGGCCGTGTCAGCGCCTGTGCCGTTAATAATCAAGACATTCCCATTAGGAAGGAGCACCATGTCACCCATGACTATGAGAAAAGGCATGGTCTCCAGAACTTCGGGTGTGATGGCGGGAGCATCTATCCGCAACGGAAGCTGAACTGCAAAACCTGAACTTGGGTAGTTTCTGGGATCCCCACCACGGATGGTTGGGTAATTTCTCACCACTATACCCTTTAAGTAATCGAACAAGACAGCTCGATTGTTGGTGAAGAGAAATACATTTCCATCCACATTCAGGAAAACAAAGGGGTAGAGATTGTTTTCTATGTCAGGATCTCGAGTCTCCTTTAAGAAAGGCAAATCGATTGATCGCTTAAATTGTGACCTTTTCGGGTAAAACTCGTACGAGAAGATGTCGCGCCCGCCAAAAATGATCTGTCTGCCATCTGGAAAGATGTGATTGGTGGCGTACCATCTTCTCTGAGCGAGGGCGTTGCTAAACTCATGCCAGTCGCATGAGCCGTCTTTGCACGGTTCGAACACTCCGGTGGTGCGGTAACCGTCGCGGTAGCCACCGGTCTGCGTGAGAGATCCATTTGGCGTGGTGGCGCCAGAGGAGCACCAGGTGTAGGTAGAGACAAAGAGGGGCCGGAATGAGTTGGATGCGACGTCGTATTCAACAGAATGCGCCGTGCAGTCGAGTACTGTGCAGTTGGTGGATTGGGCTTTGCGGCAGCGGTGGTTGTTGGGGAGGGAGATGTTTGAGGGGCCGTAGTCGGTGAGATCGAAGATGACAACGCGGTCGTTGTTGAGAAGCTGCATGTGCATTGCTGAGACGCCGATGTTGGAGCGGAGGAGGCTCCACTTGCCACCACCCGCGGCCGCCGCGGCTGGGAGATGGGAAAACGAGATTAGTACGAGGAAACAACCTATAAGCATAACCATTGTTTTTTATGAGAGGAATGTTGTGTGTTTGAGTGTTGAGTTGAGTAAAGAGGAATAGTAGATTAGTAGTGTGTTTAATAAGTAGGTTTtctagaaaatattaatttattttttttttgtacttttGTGTAAAGTATGGTGTTTAATTGGTTGGTTGGTGTGTTAACGTGTGAGTCTTTGGATTAAGAAGGTATTAACTTTAGCTCggaaattcaatttttggcTATGTCTGgttgaaaaatgaagtgtaaagaataaaaatgtctctgtatctattttaattagcCATGATCATGGTATTGATTCATGGCCTCATGGGTGCTGTTGTCTCTATTTTGGCAATGTCTGGTTCgaaaaatgaactaaaaactTAATCATTTTGTCTATATATCACCATATAGATACTCTGCTTTTagtaaattgttttaaaaagttgtgtgaaatcaaatttagggcatttttagaatttgattgattgatgCTAGTTTAGAAATTGAGCTATTTTTATCATTGATATTGAGGTGATGTATTTACATGATTACATCACCATAAGAGTTGAGATGAAGAACTTGGAAGGATTAAATTAGTcagattaaaaatatgaatgttTATAAACCAGAATCAGTACGTATTGAATCTtctatttgaaattgaaatgctAGATTGCAAGTTGATCGACACACAAGTTGCTCTATaaaattttctctctatagttttggtattttaataatgtaataatgaCTACCGAGTTGTTCATTTTAATTCTGTTGGAATCATGGATTAAATGTGTCCGGTCAATGGACTATGACCGGATAATAAATGTGATGAGACATTTATTTCTTCGAAATTAAATGCTACAGCATCGGTCTATGTTCCGCGTAGATGATCGtagtatattcattttctcaaatccgattcccggtgagtgagaaatagtGCATTAAAGTTGTGCACAATTAAGCTTTATCTAAGTTTGGATGTAGGGAGCAAACAACTAGTGTTGGTTGTCCCACATTGGAAGTGAGAGCCTCTGTTTGAGGTGTATAAATTAAGTGTTCTACTACACTTAAAAATTCTAGTGGATCAAGTTGGGTCGAAGAGCTCACACGTGCGCGCCACCGCCCGCCCGCTATGCCACACCGCGCTCGtcaattggtctttgggtggTCTTTGAGGCTCTTGGGCACCTAGGTATTTGGACCAATGACCTGATCAAGTTGGAGAACTGCCCTGATCAAGCTGGCGAAAGTCCAGGTGACCTGTTCAAGTTAGCAAAGTCTAGCGATAGGATCAGGCTGGAGCTGGCCTAGACCAGTGGACTGATCAAGTTGATTGCTGACCTGATCAAGTCAAACTCACTTCAGGATGTACATgttgttggggtttggtgccccttgcacagcggaagacttgtacaaaacaaataaatcagacgtaggatctatttgactgaTTATGCGATtgatcaattcacatgttaaatagataattgcatgctagaacacaaataaatcatgctcaAAGagagtaaatcctaaaacatgaattctacggtttagagttaccgatttgattctctaaagaatcgtcgattgctcgcgccttctccacgatgatcttcaatactagaccacggatcttttctctggttcccgaactgtatctcgatatcagggtgggctgatcttatcaaaatactaggactcgaataaagaagacagaagaaatccttctccaattaggagagaaattcgaactcctctaggtagagggagacgaaaaatatgagtaataataatgaatgatttctgtctcctttattctcctatttatattaagttcctttttgGGTTCAGACAttgatctatggaaggttttggatatgggctcccccaattagctttttactaattaaattgaacccacaatttaatacaagcttatattgaaatattacgagcaaccactacagaagtaatattgaactctccccatccatatccgaaattacaagtaatccgggtttccactttgtttattatttatttcccgcgcttaaaatataaatctccattaattaattaatgtcagctatggacttaattaattaatatcttattcattccaagagtggacttagcaagaaacatttatttattattcatagagtaataaaactccaactggccagttttccgaataataaaaccttgttcgagcttctcttgaggacattatcaaacgtgactcacctcgcgcacgattcaacataatagcaatcctagcaccgctagatattaatcaccactacccaatatatcaggattattgggttgcgaaaaatccgcaccatttgataagtcaaagtagtgcataatcaataccgtatgctcattGCTAACacatgtagattaagaaatagtattttatcaagacctagtcttttaGTAGATAgtataaagacacgtcttgctgttagatccgttcagtgctataccacaccaatatcatcttatttcagtaaggcttagaaatatgcggactgacattacAACCTTTCACAATAGGTAGCCatagcctatctaggttgtgaaattcttctttttctttagcaaagcattgcatagatctgacctgaccgtgttaccttaaagtggacgacgccaacaaccggtctactaagcaaaagacttagactttgtttacttcttatgcatttaaatgtttgtaaaacatcttataaatgcacaagcaaacacaatgtaataataatagtgattctattcgtgcgagactgctcgaataatactgaatcgggttaaaagtggattgtagagttttatgtatacaagcaagattctattcgcgcgaaacttgctcgaaacatgctttcagtataccaaacctaacacaTGTCTAGATACATCCGGGATTTAAAATGCGTAACGTTTTGTAACCCCCAACGGTTACAAAGACTCTCCGTGATGACCAGTGGCGGATCTAGACATTTTAAATTGGGGGTACAGATTGTATGAAAcattaatatatcaaaaaataattcattaaaatataaacaagataaaataaatgatacttatatatataaactaccacaaaatagtaaaaaagaaagaatatagAAAAACCTTATTATGTactaatatactccatacGTTTGCGAATAGGAGTCATGCTTTGCTATTTTATTCCATTCACAAATAAGAGTTTAGGTTCATCAATGAAATTAGTATAACAAATAGAACagaataataatttacaaatataaaatctaaGTAAATAAGTATGCAAAAATAGggaacataaaaaatagaaacagaATAAGTATAAAATGGGGCTAATGAAGAATCGAACTCGGGCCTCCAATGATAGAAAACAACTCGCCCACCACTACACCACAGATAGCTTTTGAACTGTTGATGTCAATACTATATTACATAGACAATAATTTGGGGGTACAGTAGTACCCCCTTATTCTATACTGGCTCCGCCAGTGATGATGACAGCCATCAAGATTGTTGACCCCTGCAGGTGGATagagcctataaataggctagtcaTTTGTGCATTCTAGCATCGAATACGATTCTACATCAGAAACTAGAATTCACGCATCATAAGCTCTCTGCTCTCTCTGCATTGTCTTATGTCGAAGCTCTGCCATCGCCTTATTCCAGTTCGCTGGAGCTCGTTTCGATTGCGATGCTATATCAAACGAGAggtagccgttttatctttggggatgAAACaccaatccgaagagcactaccggggcgtatctcgtcttgcggaaagaggtcTCCTCGACTCAGCTAAACATCTTTCCTAcggtttattttttttgaatctCTATGTTTTAGTTTCTGTTTCAGTTTAGTTTCCTTTGTATTTCTTctttgggttgtattacgcccgACGAGGATTTATATCTTGTAATTCCAGAAACCACCCAACaatcgcaagacgagatataACTTGCTTTTGAAGGAATTTGGACCTAGAAACTGAAACTAAAACTTTCGAAACCTTAACACCTTTGCTGGATATGTCAACCGAATCCAACACTGCTGCTGCCACCACCGGCGCCATCTCCTCCACCATGGCGACTACTGGACCGGTTAACACGTCGCCGATTCCATCGATGATGCCAACTCCTGGGCTCTATCCATCTTCATCAACAACCCCTTGGGTGTATGTTAACACTCATGAGCTCACTGGTGGATCCACCTTGAGTGGATCGGTTGGTTATCCCCGCGAAACCCAAAGGAATTACTActtttgattgattttcatttttccttaTTGGTATAGGGAATCAACTGCTAATATTTTGGCGTGTTTTActtttgattgattttcatTCTTCCAATATAGTATGTCATCTCCTACTTGTTTACTTTGAATTTCTTTGAGCCAATGAGTTTATAAGTGAAAAGGTGTGCACAATATAAAGGCTAGCGATAGTACATCAAAGATCTAAAATGTAGATGTTGGAATAAGTCactatatataaacaaaaattttcgGATGATACACATcgtcataataaaatatatttgataattCGATTTAAGCATTTGAATCAATAAACTAACAAACAATTATAAGCCAGATGTTTGTAAAGTCCGCCATAATCAAGATCTGCATGGATCAAGAAGAATGGAGCTAAAAAATTTGCAACGgataaaatcaatcaaatggAGCCAAAGCACCCATCGGAAGTTTAGCAAAAgcccccccaaaaaaatttgaaattataaagtCAGTTTTCCTTGACATGTTTTGTTTCTCCGTGGTTAATCTTGCTGGTTTATTTGTGTTTCTGATTTCTGAGTATATTTCGAGTTAAGTAGTTTAGCTGTGGTGCTATTTGTTGAATCCGAGTTGCTGTTACAATTTTCTGAACATGTTTACGATGAATGATAGTGTGTTTATGTATGACTAAGTTTTCTAGCTGTAGATAATCGTTCTCGCTACTtctgcatgattatggcttaGTTAGTTTATTTACGTAAATTCCGTCAATCTCATAGCGTAGTTTAAAATTGCAAGTTAATTACATTAAGTTTGTTTGGTAGCAAGTTGTTCGTTAGTAAGGAAATGTCCGAGATCTAATTATATTCTGTTTTATGTTGATTATGTgaggaagatgaagttgttggaaaaaatttacttttttcatacGTTCTGCTGGAGACTGACGCTCGTTTACTTTTACTTGTTTGTCCATTTCCGGAAATTACATTATGAGTTGATCAATTTGAGTTTAGTTACGTTTTCGCAAGTGGATCAGTTTAGTTAGCTTAGTCTCTTGGCTCGTTTATTCAAGTAGTTTAACTTAACCCACCCTGTGAAGCGTGGCAACAATCATTCCCAACTTGTCCTCAACAAATGTAGAACACATCGTCTTTGTGGGATTCAACCCTTTCTTCCCTTTACTAGTTCTTAATATTGTGGGTTAAGGTTTTGAAAGCCCCGAGTTCCTCTGTTTGCGCACTT is a window from the Salvia hispanica cultivar TCC Black 2014 chromosome 1, UniMelb_Shisp_WGS_1.0, whole genome shotgun sequence genome containing:
- the LOC125199301 gene encoding aldehyde oxidase GLOX1-like; the protein is MVMLIGCFLVLISFSHLPAAAAAGGGKWSLLRSNIGVSAMHMQLLNNDRVVIFDLTDYGPSNISLPNNHRCRKAQSTNCTVLDCTAHSVEYDVASNSFRPLFVSTYTWCSSGATTPNGSLTQTGGYRDGYRTTGVFEPCKDGSCDWHEFSNALAQRRWYATNHIFPDGRQIIFGGRDIFSYEFYPKRSQFKRSIDLPFLKETRDPDIENNLYPFVFLNVDGNVFLFTNNRAVLFDYLKGIVVRNYPTIRGGDPRNYPSSGFAVQLPLRIDAPAITPEVLETMPFLIVMGDMVLLPNGNVLIINGTGADTAGWIMGHEPVVTPLIKRPSNQPRSRFEAQSASSVPRMYQSTAILLRNGNVLVSGSNPNAYYAFTAVHYPTDLLMESYLPEYLDPQFTPLRPNIVSPASHSRVGYGQQLAVDFTVEAAINTYFISVTMVAPPFTTHSFSMNQRLLVLTGGVGRIVSLGGTNYRVKVSTPGSKILALPGYYILFVVYQEVPSLGIWVQIR